TCTGGAACCGGTTTCCAGCTAGGACAAATCCATAAACGCTTACCAAATTGCATCGGATGGAAATTATCCATCCATTCTCGCTCCCAATCTTTATCTTCTAAGGGCTCGATTTTATGTGCAAAATTATCGTCTAAAAGAGGGCTGGCTTTGAGATCGGTGATAATGCTTTGCATATCAGCATCCGCTTCATAAAGCCCTGTAATATCAGTGTCGCCCCAAAGACGAGTTTCACCCGGTAAGGGTTCAAAAACAGGCGTATCATGCGCGTCGGTAAAGGTGGCTGAAAGCGCCCCCTTTTGCATTAATAATTCACCAATCGCTTCTGCATTTTTGGCGGTTGCATTTAGTTTTAATTGTATCCAAGGCATGATTTAGTCCATAAAAAATTGTAAGGGCGCAACAATACAGGGGATAAGGCGATTATACCAATTTATCCGCGCTTTGCGGTGCCTACAGAAGACGTGCAAGGTGCAGGTATCATAAGGCTCCAACTTGGGCTTTATTGCGTAGTAAAGTGTTGGCGTGCTGATTGCAACGCAAAAGAATAACCTTGTGCACCTAAACCACAGATAACACCTTGTGCGATATCCGATAAATAGGAGTGCTGACGAAATTTTTCTCGCGCATGTATGTTCGATAAGTGTACTTCGATAAAAGGGATGTTGACCCCTAATAAAGCATCTCTTAAGGCAATACTCGTATGCGTAAACGCACCGGGATTAATAATAATAAAATCAATGTGAGCAAAGGCGTCATGAATTTTTTCAATCAACTCATATTCACGATTAGATTGTAGGTGAGTGAGCTTGATATTACAGTTATTTGCCTCACGCTCTAAACCGGTAATGATATCTTGGAGTGTCTGCTTTCCATATAAGTTAGGCTCTCGTTGGCCAAGTAAATTCAGATTTGGACCATTTAAAACTAAGACATTAATTGTTTTTATAGACATAACAAGTGCTTCCTAATCGGGGGGACTTTATACCAAAGGAACTAAAAAGGTTACCCATCTTGCTTGTTTAAATTATCCCTAGCAGCGTTGTGAGTTTTGAAGTGAGAACAACTATCTCCTACAACTCACGCCTTGCTAGTGTTAATTTTTCCTGCGCAATACATGAAAACTTAATTAATTCCTATGGTATTAGAGTGTATCTGCTTGCTAAATAACTAGCTAGTTTTGTTTTATCGAGGATCAATATTGAACGCTTAGCGTTTTCTGCGCAGATAAGCTGCGCGGATAAACGCGACTAAACTTAAAATATGTTTAAGCATAAAAGAGAGCAGGAGGCTCTATGTTGATGTATTCGAAGGGGCATGCTGCGGACTTTTTAAAAATAAAAAACCAAGGTTTTGCCGTTTTTAGTTTACTGATCTTATTGAGTATGGCCTGTCTTACTTTTAGTATTAAGATGGCCTCAATTGTGCGTTTAGATGAGCAGCGTTTGGCAGATAACTTTCGCCGTTTAGAAGCCTTTACACATGCGGACTCTGGCATTCGTTTTATAGCATCTCAGATCACTTCAGTTGAGGGTGCGCAGCGCATAAGTGCCTATATAGATAAACGCTGTCACCTTTCAAAGCATGATAATTGTGCGCCTTACCTTAAAAATAAAGATCCTCCTTTTACGTTAAATTTATCCAAGCAAAACAAAGGCTCTATCAAGGTAACTTCGGAGGGGATCTCTTTTGATGGGCAAGCATATAAAAATATCAGTATTAATATTAAACGCTTGTCTGCGTGCCCAGCCTTAGACAAAAATCCCAAGCATAAAACGAATGAAGCTCAAAAGGTGTCGACTTGTTATGATTTTATGGCCTTAACATGGAGAGACTTTTGATGCGCAAAAATGCAGTATTGGGATCCTCCTTTGTTGAAATATTGATCTCATTATGGATTGTGAGTTTAACGTTGTTATTTACGCTAGGCTTACAAAAACGTTTAAATACGCAGCAGCAAAACAATCTGGCGTATGTTGGCGCTTTATCTTTAGTTAAGACCGCTTTGTTGAGGGGCTCTGTATTAGAACGGGCAAAGATAGAAGAAAAACGTCGTAT
The sequence above is a segment of the Psychromonas sp. CNPT3 genome. Coding sequences within it:
- the aroQ gene encoding type II 3-dehydroquinate dehydratase → MSIKTINVLVLNGPNLNLLGQREPNLYGKQTLQDIITGLEREANNCNIKLTHLQSNREYELIEKIHDAFAHIDFIIINPGAFTHTSIALRDALLGVNIPFIEVHLSNIHAREKFRQHSYLSDIAQGVICGLGAQGYSFALQSARQHFTTQ
- a CDS encoding pilus assembly PilX N-terminal domain-containing protein, whose protein sequence is MLMYSKGHAADFLKIKNQGFAVFSLLILLSMACLTFSIKMASIVRLDEQRLADNFRRLEAFTHADSGIRFIASQITSVEGAQRISAYIDKRCHLSKHDNCAPYLKNKDPPFTLNLSKQNKGSIKVTSEGISFDGQAYKNISINIKRLSACPALDKNPKHKTNEAQKVSTCYDFMALTWRDF